The DNA window GGGACGGCGCGGCCGTGCTCGACGTCGACGAAGCGGCGAACAAGATCTACGTGGGCAGCCAGAAGGACGGCGCGGTCGCGGTGCTCGACGGGAACAGCAGCACGCTGACCGCCACCGTGCCAGGCAAGGGCGGCGGGTTCGCGGGCGCGGCCGTGGATTCCGGGCGCAGGCTCGCCTACTTCACCAGCGTGACGACCGGTGCGGTGGAGATCATGGACACCGCGGCGAACACCTTCGTCGGCACCGCCAAGGTCGGGAAGAGCCCGGCCGGGGTGGCCGTGCACACCACCAGCAACACCGTCTACGTCAGCAACGCGGGCATCCACCACCTGTCCGTCGTCGACGGTGCCACGCGCGCCGAGAAGAAGACGATCCTGCTGCGCAGCGAATCCTCGTCGGTCGCGGTGCACGAGGGCACGAACACCGTCTACACCAACGGCGGCCCGGACGGACTGGTCAAGATCGACGGCGAGAAGGGCGAAATCACCGGCGAGCTCACCCTCGGCGTGAACCCCGGCTCGGTCGCGGTCGACCAGCGCACCAAGACCGTGTACGTGACGGATCCGCTGCACGACGTGGTGGACGCGGTCACGGATTTCTGAGCCCCGCGGGGCAGCCGAATCCCGGCCGGGGCGGTGTTCCTGCGCGCTCGCGGAATAGTCCGCACGCACCAGTGAATTGACGGTCGCCGACCGGGCGTGGAACAGTTTTCGCCGCACCCGACGGCGAAAGGGCCCGGTTCCTCCGATGAGCAGAGCGCGCCTGGCCGTGGTGGCGGCGGCCGTTCTGCTCGGCGCCATGACCGTGGTGCTCGCCTCGGGGCACCTGCCGTGGCCGCGCGGCCGGTGCGGGCTGCCCGCGGTCGCTCCCGCCGGTACGCCGTCGTCGGCCGTCTCGGCGCCGGACGGCGGCGGGGTGCGCGTCGTGGAACAGGGCTTCAGCCAAGCCGGGCGGGACGGCTCGGTCAGCATCGGCGCACTGGTCGAAAACACCAGCGGCAGTGTCGCCTACCGCACGCGCGTCGGGTTCCGGCTGTTCGACGCCGCGCACGCCCCGCTGTTCGACGCGCTGCCGGGACAGCACCGGCTCACCGTCGAAGTGCCGGTGCTGCTCCCCGGCCAGCGCGTCGGCGTCGGGACGACCGCGTTCGCGGCGGCGAAGGCAGCGGTGGCGTCGGTCGAGGTGGCACCGGGCACGAGCACCTGGCTGGCCCGCGACGCGCTGGGACGCGGCTTTTCCGCCGTCACCGCCGCCTACTTGTCGACGAAGCACCCCAACCCGAAGGATCCGTCCACTGTGGACGTACACTACCGGGAGAAGTCGGTGAACTGCCGCCCGCTGCACGAACGGCTCGCCGCCACGATCTTCCGCGACGCGCAAGGCCGGATCGTCGGCGGCACGCTCGACCGCCCCGGCCAGCCGACCGTGTTCCACGACGAACGGGGAACCGAGCTCTACCGCGAGTCGAAACGGCCCACGAGCCGGAGCTGCGCGCGGGGCGAACGGGAAATCTGGGTCACCCCGGGAAGCCCGGCGCCACCGGGCGCGGAGGACGCGCGAACGGAGATCTACCCGTACTGCGACCTCGCGCGACCGCGGTACCCCGGACAACCGGGGGATCCCGCGAACTAGCCGGTGGCTGCCTGCTGCTCCGAAAGCAACAGCGATCCGCACGGATCGTGGTGAGTTCGGCGGCGCAGTCCGGATCCCGAGCACCCGGGGAGCACGCCGTTGATCCCCGAAGGCCACCTTCGGGGACTCTGACGCCGCTTTCTCGGCCCTCGCGGGTGTGCGGGAGGGCCTGCACATGCCCCGAAGGTGGCCTTCGGGGCGTTAGACGCCGCGAATCCACCCCTCGCGCGCTCGACTGCCGCGGGAGCCGCGCCCTGAAGGTGGCGTTCGGGGCATCTATGTCCCCGAAGGTCACTTTCGGGGACATAGCGACCGGGACTCGCTCGCGTCGCTGGCTGCCCGCGGGCGGCGAATGCCCCCTGGCCACCATGAGGGCACTGAGCGCCCGAAACCCCGCCCTCGCAACGACATCCCGGCCGCGAAAACCCGCGACGGTATGCGGTGATGGCCACCATCACGGCATTGAGTGCCGTGTTCAGTATCAGCTGTTTTGACACAGTTTGTGTATCGCAGCATGTGACACACCCGGGTCGGGTGATGTTGCATGATCTGCCGCCTGACCGGCGTTGTGGTGAGGGCCATGACGCGGAATGGGACGATCATGCGATTCGTGGACGCGATGCTGACGGCTGAAGTGCCGGTTGAGAACGTGTCGGCGTGGTGCCGGGAGCATGGTGTCGATAGGCGGACGTTCTATCGGCACCGTGCCCGGATCCAGGCCGAGGGGCAGTGGCGGCGGCGGTCGACCCGGCCCAAGACCGTGCGGCATGCTACGGCGGAGCCGGTCGTGGCTGTCGTGCTGCGGCTGCGGAAGGAGCTGAAACCGGACAACGGGGCGGACCCGATCCGCGATCGGCTTCTGGAGTTGGCCGCCGAGCGGGACTGGGCCGGACGGGGCTGGCCTGTCCCGTCGCGGGCCACGATCAACCGGATCCTGTCCCGGCACGGGCTGGCCGAGTCCAACCCCCGTAAGCGGCCCCGGTCCTCCTACCGTCGGTTCAGCTATGCCCGGCCGCGGGACTGCTACCAGATCGACGCCACCGAGGTCATCCTCGCCGGCGGGGCCACGGTGGTGGTGTTCGAGGTCCTCGACGACTGCACGCGCATGCTGGTGGCCAATCACGCCGCCGAGGCCGAAACCTCCCGTGCCGCGATCACCGCGATCACCGCGGCCATCACCGACCATGGTGCGCCCGCGATCGTGTTGTCCGACAACGGATCCGCGTTCACCTCACGCGGCCGCCACCCCAACGCCGGGCCATCGGCGTTCGCCCGCACCGTCACCGGCCACGGCTGCAGGCTGATCCATTCCAGCCCCTACCACCCGCAGACCTGCGGCAAGGTCGAACGCCACCACCAGACCTTCAAACGCTGGCTGGATCACCAACCCATCCAACCCGCGACCCTGACCGAACTCCGCACCCTGCTCGAGGTCTACCGCGAGCACTACAACCACCGCCGCCACAGCGCCCTTGGCCGGCAAACCCCCACCCATGCCTGGACCACCAGCGACAGCCACGGCGGACCCCAGCACCTGCCCGTCCAGGACGACGCCACCGTGCACCGCCTCAAAGTCAGCACCACCGGCACGGTCAACCTCGGCAAACACGCCCGGCTACGGATCGGCACCGCCCACGCCGGACACACCATCACCATCATCCGTGACAGCGACCGGGCCACCGCCTACACCAGCGACGGCGACCCGATCGGCCACATCCACCTCGACCACACCAAGACCTACCAAGGCCAACTCACCCCAGCCGCCTAACCTGTGTCACAACAACCGAGACAAACCTGCGGCAGAACTACCGAGACACGACACGGCATTGAGTGCCGTCAAGGTGGCCATCAGGGGACGAGCGCCCCCGCGAACCTCTGCCCCCACTCGGCGGCGAGCCGCTCCGGGACGCCCCGAAAGTGGCCTTCGGGGCGGTAGATGCCCCGAAAGTCACCTTCGGGGCATGAGCGGCCCAGATGGCGGGCGTGCGAGGGGTGGATTTGTGTCATCTAGCGCCCCGAAGGCCACCTTCGGGGCATCAGCAGCCCCGCCCGCACACCCGCGAGGGCCGGGAAAGTGGCGCTAGATTCCCCGAAGGTCACTTTCGGGGCACGCTCGCCCACCCGCGAGGGTCGCGGTGACCTGGGACTTCACGCGGAGGAGCATCCGGGCGCGGTTACCGTGAGGGTATGTACCAGCTCAGGGGCGGCCGCCAGCCCGACGTGTCGGCTCTGGCGCACGTGCTCGCCCACCGCGGCACCGAGGTCACCGAGCCGTTGTTGTTCGCGGCGTCCGGCGGTATCGGCGCGAGCTACCACCTGTCGGAGTTCACCCACGACGGCAGCAAGCCGCTGACGCTCGGGTTCCGCGCGCATCCCCGCGAGCCGCTCGCCTGGATCCGGTCCACTGTGGAGCGGTTGAAGCTCGAAGCGGACATCGAGACCACCGGGCGCGCGAAGGCGGCCGCGAAGAAGCTCGGCGCCGCGCTCGATTCGGGCGAGCCCGTGATCGTCCTGCCCGACCGGTACACCGCGGGCTACTGGCACCTGCCGCCGAGCGCGGACGGCGCGGGCGGGCACTTCGTCGTCGCGTACCGCGAGGACGGCAAAGTGCTCGTCGACGACCGGAACCTGGAGCCGATCGAGGTCGAGCGGGCCGTACTGGACCGGGCCCGTGCTCGAATCGGCGCCGACAAGAACGTGACGGTGCTGGTACGTTCCGGTGAATTCGGCGATCTCGCCGACGCGGTGCGCCGCGGGCTCCGAGAGTGCGTGAAACAGAAACCCGATTGGGCCAAGTGGGCGAAACTGCTGACCGACCGGAAAGCGGGCAAGGGCTGGCCGGCGGTGTTCAAGGACCGGCGGGGTTTGGTCGGGGCGTTGCTCTCGGTGGCCGAAGGCGTTGATCCGTCCGGCCCTGCCGGAGGGCACCTCCGCGACTTGTTCGCCGACGCCATCGACGAAGCGGCCGAACTGCTCGACCTCCCGGTGCTCGCCGAGCAGTCGGCGCGGTGGCGCGAAATCGGGCAGTGCTGGCTCGATCTCGGCGATCTCGCGCTGAGCGGCGAAAACACCGAGTTCGCCTGGCTGCGGGAGCTCTCGCGGACGATGGCGAACGGCGTGCGCACCGGTGAGGACGTCACCGAAAGCGCGGCCGAACTCGCGCGGATGCGCGCGCACTACGACGCCGAGGCGCCGTTCACCGCGGAAGAAGCGAGTCGGTTGTTCACCGACATGGCAATTCGGCTGACTGATATTCACCACGCGGAAAGCGAATCGATCATCGCGCTTTCCGAAGCGCTGAACTGAAGCCGAAGTAACAACAACGACAGCGCTGTAACGACCAGCGCGGGGCCAGCGAATCAGAAGTCGTCCACGGCAGTTCGGCCGTCGGGCAATTCCTAGCCCGGAGGATCCCGTGGAACGCATTGGCCTCGCGGTCGTCGGCGCCGGTTACTGGGGACCCAATCTCGTCCGCAACGCGCAGCAGACCCCCGCGCTGCGCCTGCGCTACCTGTGCGACCTCGACGTGGACCGCGCGCGCCGCGTGCTCGGCGACTACTCGACGGTCAGGGTCTCCGGCTCGCTCGACGAGGTGCTCGAAGATCCCGAGGTGCACGCCGTCGCCATCGCCACCCCGGCGGGCACGCACCTGAAAGTCGCGCTCCAAGCGCTCGAAGCGGGCAAGCACGTCCTGGTGGAAAAGCCCCTCGCGGCGAACTTCTCGGAGGGCCGAAGGCTCGTCGAGGCCGCCGAGGAACGCGGGCTGACGCTGATGCTCGACCACACCTACTGCTACACCCCGGCCGTCAGCCGCCTGCGGGAACTCGTGCGCGGCGGCGAACTCGGCGACGTCCAGTACCTCGATTCGGTGCGCATCAACCTCGGGCTCGTGCAACCCGACGTGGACGTCCTGTGGGATCTCGCGCCGCACGACCTTTCGGTGTTCGACGCGATCCTGCCCGACGG is part of the Amycolatopsis sp. CA-230715 genome and encodes:
- a CDS encoding DDE-type integrase/transposase/recombinase — translated: MRFVDAMLTAEVPVENVSAWCREHGVDRRTFYRHRARIQAEGQWRRRSTRPKTVRHATAEPVVAVVLRLRKELKPDNGADPIRDRLLELAAERDWAGRGWPVPSRATINRILSRHGLAESNPRKRPRSSYRRFSYARPRDCYQIDATEVILAGGATVVVFEVLDDCTRMLVANHAAEAETSRAAITAITAAITDHGAPAIVLSDNGSAFTSRGRHPNAGPSAFARTVTGHGCRLIHSSPYHPQTCGKVERHHQTFKRWLDHQPIQPATLTELRTLLEVYREHYNHRRHSALGRQTPTHAWTTSDSHGGPQHLPVQDDATVHRLKVSTTGTVNLGKHARLRIGTAHAGHTITIIRDSDRATAYTSDGDPIGHIHLDHTKTYQGQLTPAA
- a CDS encoding BtrH N-terminal domain-containing protein — protein: MYQLRGGRQPDVSALAHVLAHRGTEVTEPLLFAASGGIGASYHLSEFTHDGSKPLTLGFRAHPREPLAWIRSTVERLKLEADIETTGRAKAAAKKLGAALDSGEPVIVLPDRYTAGYWHLPPSADGAGGHFVVAYREDGKVLVDDRNLEPIEVERAVLDRARARIGADKNVTVLVRSGEFGDLADAVRRGLRECVKQKPDWAKWAKLLTDRKAGKGWPAVFKDRRGLVGALLSVAEGVDPSGPAGGHLRDLFADAIDEAAELLDLPVLAEQSARWREIGQCWLDLGDLALSGENTEFAWLRELSRTMANGVRTGEDVTESAAELARMRAHYDAEAPFTAEEASRLFTDMAIRLTDIHHAESESIIALSEALN
- a CDS encoding Gfo/Idh/MocA family protein, with the translated sequence MERIGLAVVGAGYWGPNLVRNAQQTPALRLRYLCDLDVDRARRVLGDYSTVRVSGSLDEVLEDPEVHAVAIATPAGTHLKVALQALEAGKHVLVEKPLAANFSEGRRLVEAAEERGLTLMLDHTYCYTPAVSRLRELVRGGELGDVQYLDSVRINLGLVQPDVDVLWDLAPHDLSVFDAILPDGVAAEAVAAHGSDPIGAGHACVAHLTIRLTGGAMAHVHVNWLSPTKIRTMVIGGSSRTVVWDDLNPGQRLSIYDRGVDRTADREQALISYRVGDMVAPALTEREALRAVMAEFAGSITEGRAPLTDGRAGLRVLALLEAASESLRAGGTFVDVRQEILA